Sequence from the Cucurbita pepo subsp. pepo cultivar mu-cu-16 chromosome LG02, ASM280686v2, whole genome shotgun sequence genome:
tttcgatttttgaATAGTTCAACACAACCcaagaaaaaaactaacacGACCCAACCGGAATTatgtttgttggatgatgaaagtcccacatcggctaatttagggaatgatcatgggttcaTAAGCGagaaatactaactccatCATGTTAAAGCGTGtagatttaataaaaaattgtaatttaattacttcataattattaaaaaaaaccataaaaagacaaaagagaGAACGGAACCAATAAAAATCACCCACGTTATCAGTAAAAGTCAACAAAACTGTTCATTGACCATCAAACAAGCCCCTGTCGCTGGATCGGTCGATCTCAGGCATCCCACGTGGTGTATTTTAATTGGTTATCTATGCCAACTGTCTatcattatataatttaatattattgctTGTTTAACTTGAAATTCTCTTATATAAACCAAACATGCCCATGTGGAAGTCCaagctttaaaaaattactctCCCAATTATGtcacattatattatatcatatcatgttaTTCTAATCCTCTCGactcaaatatttaatctcatataaataaataaataaataaataaataattatattaacgTTCCAGgcccaaaattttgattaagatttaggaaaattttcaagagatCGCCCGagcatattatattttaaataacatttttatatatataaaaaggttaaatttaaaaaattcttttgacAAGATGTGACAGACGAGAATATATTAGCTAGCTATGAGtggatgaattatttaaaatgttttttttttaatcctgcGTAATAGATTCGACACATAACCATAAATCGagcataaatttaataataagttattaatttgattaggttataagatgaaattttaataaatataaataaataaataaataaataaaagcaatgAATTAAGCATCGCCACGTGTCATTTTCTTGGCTGTGATTCTTCACTTGTTTATGTTGTCCACATACGCTCCTCCATTTGtatcttttaagaaaataaaaatgaaaatgaaaataaaaataaaataaaaataaaataaaaataaaaaaccccTAAACCCAATTGTTGCGAAGttttttcgttcttctctGCAAATCCCTTCTCGTTCAACCTTCAACAAATCAAACCTATAAAAGGTGAAGTGAAAGAAATTCCAATTTCCttatcatcatcttcaatCAAGCAATCCACAATCGGAATCCTGTTCGTCCCTATCAATTTGTACAAAAAGCGAAGAAATCAAGAAGAGGAGGGAGGAACAATCAACAATCCTGAGTTTCGCTCGCAATCGCCATGGGCGACACCAGCAGAGAGGCGTTGATTAGCAGAAAGGCGAAGGTGTTCAATCGCTCAGCCTCTCACGCTCAGGACGAATTGCATAGCTTCAGATCGTATTTGCGATGGATGTGCGTGGATCAATCGGACATTTGGAGCGCTGGATTGTCGTGGTCGGTGTTCTTCCTCTTCGCTATCGTCGTTCCAGCGATGTCGCATTTCCATCTCGCCTGTTCTTCCTGTGATAGCCATCACGCCAGGCCGTTCGATCGCGTCGTTCAATTGTCGCTTAGCAGTGTGGCGACGGTTTCCTTCCTCTGCCTTTCGAATTTCATCAGGAGGTACGGACTTAGGAGATTCTTGTTCTTCGATAGGCTCTGCGATGAAAGCGAAACTGTGAGAAGAGGATACACCAACAAGTTCAATGTAAGTTGTATTCCAACTCGAAATTCATCTATCTATCTCTTTCTTCGCATTCCACTGATTGGATCTGGATTCTGATTCCTTGATTGTTCAAtcgtttttgttcttgaattttgaattcaagGTAAATCGTTAGAGAAATTTCCATGGAAGTTAAAAGAGAGcttgaatttgtgaaagaTTTAGGGATTAATATCTGGCTTTTGGACAAATCTGCTGGTTTAATTCGGTTTTCTGTCCATTCAATTGCCTGTCAACTTCTTTGGAATTTTTTGCCTTTGATTGCGGTATTTTTCTGTTTATGGTAAGAACTCATTCAGCGTTTAGACTCATTTTAATATGAACTTCTCcgaatttgttttattttttcaaaNtttttttaataaaagaacaatttaaaaaattatttttagggACAAATAATGCTTAGAAATTAactttaaacaaaaagaaaacgaaaaggacgatttaatttaatttaatttaatttatttttatttttatttatttattgcagAGATCACTGAGAGTACTATCAGCATTTGTGGTCCCATGCTTCGCAGCGGAGAGCGCGTACAAAATCTGGTGGTACGCGTCAGGCGCGTCGCAAATCCCATTCCTGGGGAACGTTATAGTGAGCGACGCAGTAGCGTGCTCCATGGAGCTGCTGTCGTGGCTGTACAGAACCACAGTGATCTTCCTAGTGTGCATCCTCTTCCGTCTGATCTGCGACCTCCAGATCCTACGGCTGCAGGACTTCGCCACCGTGTTCCAGGTAGACTCCGACGTGGGGTCGGTCCTTTCCGAGCATTTGAGAATCAGACGGCACTTGAGAATCATCAGCCACCGGTACCGCGCCTTCATATTGTGGTCGTTGATCCTCGTCACCGGCAGCCAGTTCACTTCTCTACTCATGACTACCAAGTCCTCCTCCCTCAACATCTACATCGCCGGCGAACTTGCGGTACGTGAAATCAAACCCCGAAATTGGAGAATATCTGTTTGATTgcaattaattttagattgaattaaaaataagtatgAAAATGGGTGCAGTTATGCTCGATGACGCTACTGACAAGTCTGATGATACTACTACGGAGCGCCACAAAAATCACCCACAAAGCGCAGTCAGTGACGGCGCTTGCTGCCAAGTGGCACGTATGTGCGACGTTGGATTCTTTCGACGTGACAGACGGGGAGACCCCCATGGCTGCCGCCGCCGCTTCCGCCGACGGAAACCTTATGTTTCCGGTGACACCGCGCGGCGATGAGGAATCAGAGGGGGAGGAAGGTTGCGACGAAGAAGATGAACTGGACAACACCAAGTTGATCCCAGCCTACGCGTACAGCACCATCTCATTCCAAAAGAGACAGGCCTTAGGTAATCCCAAAATTCCTAATCTAAATCGaaaattaagtagaaattAAGTATAGATTaatgggtttggtttggtttggtttggttggtgAATATGCAGTGACGTACTTCGAGAACAACAGAGCTGGGATAACCATATACGGGTTTACCCTGGATAGGACTACACTCCACACCATCTTTGGAATAGAGTTATCCTTGGTTCTTTGGCTGCTTGGCAAAACCATCGGTTTTTCTTAAACCCCaaattcaactttttattattattattattatcatcgtaattaattaattaattaattaattcccACTTCCCACTGCCTTGTATTTGTGTGCTGTATTCTTCGATCTTTGTTTAATTAGTGTTCCCTTCTCCCCTCCCACCTAttgttttcttataatttacattttactttgtattttttttttaattttctagtttattttctgttaaataatagaaaattttagtgtttttttgttttttttttttaattttttttttgcaatttcctcttttctttacttttacCCACAATGAAATAATAATCTTGTGAAATAATTAGGTGAATTAATTTGGTTAGACTTAGTTTATAAGTGTATAATTACTTATACGTTAAATAATCTTGAAAGTCAAGttataattatcttttaacaaatttttattttattttattgtaagtattttattatattatatcatattagAAATAGTAAAAAAGGAGTTCCAACATAAACCCATAAAGTGACCACACTCACGCATGCTTAACTTAACTCAGGTTTAGCAATTCAGTTAAGGGTCTAATGAgacctaaaaaaaatcaaaataatcatagaatttcaaaatttattagcacttttatgataaaaattaattgaataaaattcaaaatattttatcgaGTGAGCAAAAATTGGAAGTTTTTTTAGCCAGACATTAGCGGTAGGGGTGCTTAAATGACTCGACAAACCGAATAGTTCAGGGTGATTTGTTTACCGGTTGAGTTTCTTTTTGTCAGTTTAACTCGACccgtttgaaaattttaggttgGTAAAAATAATTTCGACCTAACTCATATACTTCTGGAAAAGACCACTTGACAATTGTAACAAATA
This genomic interval carries:
- the LOC111787544 gene encoding uncharacterized protein LOC111787544, which gives rise to MGDTSREALISRKAKVFNRSASHAQDELHSFRSYLRWMCVDQSDIWSAGLSWSVFFLFAIVVPAMSHFHLACSSCDSHHARPFDRVVQLSLSSVATVSFLCLSNFIRRYGLRRFLFFDRLCDESETVRRGYTNKFNRSLRVLSAFVVPCFAAESAYKIWWYASGASQIPFLGNVIVSDAVACSMELLSWLYRTTVIFLVCILFRLICDLQILRLQDFATVFQVDSDVGSVLSEHLRIRRHLRIISHRYRAFILWSLILVTGSQFTSLLMTTKSSSLNIYIAGELALCSMTLLTSLMILLRSATKITHKAQSVTALAAKWHVCATLDSFDVTDGETPMAAAAASADGNLMFPVTPRGDEESEGEEGCDEEDELDNTKLIPAYAYSTISFQKRQALVTYFENNRAGITIYGFTLDRTTLHTIFGIELSLVLWLLGKTIGFS